Proteins from a genomic interval of Micromonospora sp. NBC_00389:
- a CDS encoding sugar O-acetyltransferase codes for MTSMKDRMLAGEPYLADDPEIIADLDRAARLMERFNTSSAADEAARLAALRDLLGELGEGTWIRPPFYCDYGWQIRIGPRSFVNYHAVFLDVAPITLGADVQVGPNVQLLTPTHPVEPGPRRDKWEAAKPITIGDNVWLGGGAIVLAGVTIGANTVVGAGAVVTRDLPANVVAVGNPARPVRQLD; via the coding sequence GTGACCTCCATGAAGGACCGGATGCTCGCCGGCGAGCCCTACCTCGCCGACGACCCCGAGATCATCGCCGACCTGGACCGGGCAGCCCGGCTGATGGAACGCTTCAACACCAGCTCCGCGGCGGACGAGGCGGCTCGTCTCGCCGCCCTGCGCGACCTGCTCGGCGAGCTGGGCGAGGGCACCTGGATCCGGCCACCGTTCTACTGCGACTACGGCTGGCAGATCCGGATCGGGCCCCGCAGCTTCGTCAACTACCACGCGGTCTTCCTCGACGTCGCCCCGATCACCCTCGGCGCGGACGTCCAGGTCGGACCGAACGTGCAGCTGCTCACCCCGACCCACCCGGTGGAGCCCGGGCCGCGCCGCGACAAGTGGGAGGCGGCGAAACCGATCACCATCGGCGACAACGTCTGGCTCGGCGGCGGCGCGATCGTGCTGGCCGGGGTGACGATCGGCGCGAACACCGTCGTCGGTGCCGGCGCGGTGGTGACCCGCGACCTACCGGCCAACGTGGTCGCGGTCGGCAACCCGGCCCGGCCGGTCCGTCAACTGGACTGA
- a CDS encoding nucleoside/nucleotide kinase family protein, whose translation MPPPRVLSVDELVARARALAEAGPRQLLGITGAPGAGKSTLAEQIVAEIGPTARLVPMDGFHLAQAQLVRLGRADRKGAVDTFDANGYVSLLRRVRRLEPTSVYAPEFRRELEEPIAGAIEVPPSVRLVVTEGNYLLLPDFPWQEIRSLLHEAWFLDLDAEVRLRRLTARHEAFGRSPEQARAWALGSDEVNAALVTGTAGVADLVVRLTEPPAA comes from the coding sequence ATGCCGCCGCCCCGGGTGCTGTCGGTCGACGAGCTGGTGGCCCGGGCGCGGGCACTGGCCGAGGCCGGTCCGCGACAACTGCTCGGCATCACCGGCGCACCGGGCGCCGGGAAATCCACGTTGGCCGAGCAGATCGTGGCCGAGATCGGTCCGACCGCCCGGCTGGTGCCGATGGACGGCTTCCACCTGGCGCAGGCGCAGCTGGTCCGGCTGGGCCGCGCCGATCGCAAGGGCGCGGTGGACACCTTCGACGCCAACGGGTACGTCTCGCTGCTGCGCCGGGTGCGCCGGCTGGAGCCGACCTCGGTCTACGCGCCGGAGTTCCGCCGGGAGCTGGAGGAGCCGATCGCCGGGGCCATCGAGGTCCCGCCATCGGTCCGCCTGGTGGTGACCGAGGGCAACTACCTGCTGCTGCCGGACTTCCCGTGGCAGGAGATCCGGTCGCTGCTGCACGAGGCCTGGTTCCTCGACCTGGACGCCGAGGTGCGGCTGCGTCGGCTGACCGCCCGGCACGAGGCGTTCGGGCGGTCGCCGGAGCAGGCGCGAGCGTGGGCGCTGGGCAGCGACGAGGTCAATGCCGCCCTGGTGACCGGCACCGCCGGCGTCGCCGATCTGGTCGTCCGACTGACCGAGCCACCGGCGGCCTGA
- a CDS encoding SIMPL domain-containing protein, whose translation MAVDGPVVQVRGEAYREVPPELARFAVTATARDRDREATLTRLAERAAAIRVLLDGAGPVVARRETGDLRVRPETRRSGERVVAWHGSVTTTVTVTDFTALGELMLRLADQDQVEVAGPWWELRPDSPAHREARHAAITDALQRAREYAEALGAHVTSLIELADAGPADRPMFARAAFDVGSGGGPPELELDPQPQTVQAAVQARFTISDPVLG comes from the coding sequence ATGGCGGTGGACGGTCCGGTGGTGCAGGTACGCGGCGAGGCGTACCGGGAGGTGCCGCCGGAACTGGCCCGATTCGCGGTCACCGCGACGGCCCGGGACCGCGACCGGGAGGCCACCCTGACCCGGCTCGCCGAGCGCGCCGCCGCGATTCGGGTGCTGTTGGACGGCGCCGGGCCGGTGGTGGCCCGGCGGGAGACCGGCGACCTGCGGGTCCGGCCGGAGACGCGGCGCTCGGGCGAGCGGGTGGTGGCCTGGCACGGCAGCGTCACCACCACGGTCACCGTCACCGACTTCACCGCCCTCGGCGAGCTGATGCTCCGGCTGGCCGACCAGGATCAGGTCGAGGTGGCCGGTCCCTGGTGGGAGCTGCGGCCGGACAGCCCCGCGCACCGCGAGGCGCGGCACGCCGCGATCACCGACGCGCTGCAGCGCGCCCGCGAGTACGCGGAGGCGCTCGGCGCCCACGTCACCTCGCTGATCGAGCTGGCCGACGCCGGCCCTGCCGACCGGCCGATGTTCGCCCGCGCGGCGTTCGACGTGGGCTCCGGCGGCGGCCCGCCGGAGCTGGAGTTGGACCCGCAGCCGCAGACCGTCCAGGCGGCCGTGCAGGCGAGGTTCACCATCAGCGACCCGGTCCTGGGCTGA
- a CDS encoding prephenate dehydrogenase produces MTDGVTGRYAGVRAAVVGTGLIGGSVLLRLADAGLDVTGWDPDPATRERARARGVAAPATIEQAVAGRDVVFLCGPLPTLPGTLAQVAAATAPGCVLTDVGSTKIEVAEAAARLGLTDRFVPGHPMAGAESAGLTAATTTLLAGAAWVLCPAPGAATDAFRWLAGLLVELFGARVVPMSGPAHDSAAALASHVPHLLAGALAGATQRARLRDAVLALAAGSFRDGTRVAGTPAERTANMLLGNRDRVLHELAEVRVFLDELATALTDGDAAVLTARYAEARAARSALLDRRFAERDREFPADGDHAAEVTWLRGLGDDGGHLTGCRVGTDVVSYTAWLPVTD; encoded by the coding sequence ATGACCGACGGTGTGACCGGGCGGTACGCCGGGGTGCGGGCTGCTGTGGTCGGCACCGGCCTGATCGGCGGTTCGGTGCTGCTGCGCCTAGCCGACGCGGGCCTGGACGTGACCGGTTGGGATCCCGACCCGGCGACCCGCGAGCGGGCCCGCGCCCGGGGGGTGGCCGCCCCGGCCACGATCGAGCAGGCGGTGGCCGGCCGGGACGTGGTCTTCCTTTGCGGCCCACTGCCCACCCTGCCCGGGACGCTGGCCCAGGTGGCCGCCGCGACCGCGCCGGGCTGTGTACTGACCGACGTCGGCAGCACCAAGATCGAGGTGGCTGAGGCGGCCGCCCGGCTCGGGCTGACCGACCGGTTCGTGCCCGGGCACCCGATGGCTGGCGCGGAGTCCGCCGGCCTGACCGCCGCCACCACGACCCTGCTGGCCGGTGCCGCCTGGGTGCTCTGCCCAGCTCCGGGCGCAGCGACCGACGCCTTCCGCTGGCTGGCCGGGCTGCTGGTGGAGCTGTTCGGTGCCCGGGTGGTGCCGATGTCCGGTCCAGCGCACGACTCGGCGGCCGCGCTCGCCTCACACGTGCCGCACCTGCTGGCCGGCGCGCTGGCCGGAGCGACGCAGCGGGCGCGGCTGCGCGACGCGGTGCTCGCGCTGGCCGCGGGCAGCTTCCGGGACGGCACCCGGGTCGCCGGCACCCCGGCGGAGCGGACGGCGAACATGCTGCTCGGCAACCGGGACCGGGTGCTGCACGAGCTGGCCGAGGTCCGCGTGTTCCTGGACGAGCTGGCCACCGCCCTGACCGACGGCGACGCTGCGGTGCTCACCGCCCGGTACGCGGAGGCCCGCGCGGCCCGGTCGGCGCTGCTCGACCGGCGTTTCGCCGAGCGGGACCGGGAGTTCCCCGCCGACGGCGATCATGCCGCCGAGGTGACCTGGCTGCGCGGGCTGGGCGACGACGGCGGGCACCTGACCGGCTGCCGGGTCGGCACGGACGTCGTCTCCTACACGGCATGGCTTCCGGTGACTGACTAG
- the dapC gene encoding succinyldiaminopimelate transaminase — protein sequence MNRPAPVSSRLPEFTWDTLDAAAVVAAAHPEGLINLSMGTPVDPVPEVIRQALADASDAPGYPLTAGTPALRDAITAWVARACGAGVDGLGVLPTIGSKELVAWLPTLLGIGPDDVVVVPSIAYPTYEDGARLAGATVVRADSLTAVGPTSRVRLVWVNSPGNPTGRVLPAAHLRKVVDWARERGAVVASDECYLSLGWSAEPVSVLSPEVCGGSYDGVLAVHSLSKRSNLAGYRAGFVAGDPALVAELLKVRKHAGMIVPAPVQAAMVAALQDERHADEQRERYRARREVLTAAFTSAGFTVEHSEAGLYLWLTRGEDCWQTVDWLARRGILVAAGVFYGPSAGQYVRVALTESDEHVAAVAGRLRA from the coding sequence CTGAACCGGCCCGCGCCGGTCTCGTCACGGCTGCCCGAGTTCACCTGGGACACCCTGGACGCCGCGGCCGTTGTGGCCGCGGCGCATCCGGAGGGCCTGATCAACCTCTCCATGGGCACGCCGGTCGACCCGGTTCCCGAGGTGATCCGGCAGGCGCTCGCTGACGCGTCCGACGCTCCTGGCTACCCGCTGACCGCCGGCACGCCGGCGCTGCGGGACGCGATCACCGCGTGGGTCGCCCGGGCCTGTGGCGCCGGGGTCGACGGTCTCGGCGTCTTGCCGACCATCGGCTCCAAGGAGCTGGTCGCCTGGCTGCCCACCCTGCTCGGCATCGGCCCGGATGACGTGGTGGTGGTGCCGTCGATCGCGTACCCCACGTACGAGGACGGGGCCCGGCTGGCCGGCGCAACCGTGGTCCGCGCCGACTCGCTCACCGCGGTCGGGCCGACCTCCCGGGTACGGCTGGTCTGGGTCAACTCGCCCGGCAACCCGACCGGTCGGGTGCTGCCCGCGGCGCACCTGCGCAAGGTGGTCGACTGGGCCCGGGAACGAGGCGCGGTGGTCGCCAGCGACGAGTGCTACCTGTCGCTCGGCTGGTCGGCCGAGCCGGTCTCGGTGCTGTCCCCGGAGGTCTGCGGCGGCAGCTACGACGGCGTGCTCGCGGTGCACTCGCTCTCCAAGCGGTCCAACCTCGCCGGCTACCGGGCCGGCTTCGTGGCCGGCGACCCGGCGCTCGTCGCCGAGCTGCTGAAGGTCCGCAAGCACGCCGGCATGATCGTGCCCGCACCAGTGCAGGCGGCCATGGTGGCCGCACTGCAGGACGAGCGGCACGCCGACGAGCAGCGGGAGCGCTACCGTGCCCGGCGTGAGGTGCTGACCGCCGCGTTCACCAGCGCGGGCTTCACCGTGGAGCACTCGGAGGCCGGCCTGTACCTCTGGCTCACCCGTGGTGAGGACTGCTGGCAGACGGTCGACTGGCTGGCCCGACGCGGCATCCTGGTCGCCGCGGGCGTCTTCTACGGCCCCTCCGCCGGGCAGTACGTCCGGGTGGCGCTGACCGAGTCCGACGAGCACGTCGCGGCGGTCGCCGGCCGGCTGCGGGCCTGA
- the fdxA gene encoding ferredoxin, translated as MTYIIAEPCVDVLDKACIEECPVDCIYEGNRMLYIHPDECVDCGACEPVCPVEAIFYEDDVPEQWKDYTGANYEFFEDLGSPGGASKIGKVEKDATFVAAQPPRGEGH; from the coding sequence GTGACCTACATCATCGCCGAGCCGTGCGTGGATGTGCTCGACAAGGCATGTATCGAGGAGTGCCCGGTCGACTGCATTTACGAGGGCAATCGGATGCTCTACATCCACCCCGACGAGTGCGTCGACTGTGGTGCCTGTGAGCCCGTCTGCCCCGTGGAGGCGATCTTCTACGAGGATGACGTGCCGGAGCAGTGGAAGGACTACACCGGCGCCAACTACGAGTTCTTCGAGGACCTGGGCTCGCCCGGGGGCGCCTCGAAGATCGGCAAGGTGGAGAAGGACGCCACCTTCGTCGCCGCGCAGCCGCCGCGCGGCGAGGGCCACTGA
- a CDS encoding GNAT family N-acetyltransferase, whose product MLRQQDLGHRIVVRRIVGIREGRPLFSDALGELVELSETHLTLATAQGPLRVPVAQVHRAKRVPPTRRPTAAAVVALERAADEAWPAPTRGRLGDWLLRVADGWTGRANSALPIGDPDRPLPAAVDAVERWYAQQGQPAMINTPLPLAAPVGAELDGRGWGSRPPTLVQTARLPLSAPSDAGRTPRAGSPTAAGSPDEQPGAADEVALDHASVVIELAGAPSEEWLAVAAGRKGGLPDAARHVLTAVDQVRFAHGYANGTLVAIGRGTVTGQGRWLGLSLIEVLPAARRQGLARRVIDTLATWGASAGATHAFLQVEQRNTAAVALYQRLGFTTHHTYLTRVAPH is encoded by the coding sequence GTGCTCCGACAGCAGGACTTGGGACACCGGATCGTGGTCCGCCGGATTGTGGGGATTCGCGAAGGCCGCCCGCTCTTCTCCGATGCTCTCGGGGAGCTGGTGGAGCTGAGCGAGACTCATCTCACGCTGGCGACGGCGCAGGGTCCGCTGCGGGTCCCGGTGGCGCAGGTGCACCGGGCCAAGCGGGTGCCGCCGACCCGCCGGCCGACCGCCGCCGCGGTGGTGGCGCTGGAGCGCGCCGCCGACGAGGCCTGGCCGGCACCAACGCGGGGCCGGCTCGGCGACTGGCTGCTCCGGGTGGCCGACGGCTGGACCGGTCGGGCCAACTCGGCACTGCCGATCGGCGACCCGGACCGACCGCTGCCGGCGGCAGTGGACGCGGTCGAGCGCTGGTACGCCCAGCAGGGCCAACCTGCGATGATCAACACACCGCTGCCGCTCGCCGCGCCGGTCGGCGCCGAGCTGGACGGCCGGGGCTGGGGCAGCCGCCCGCCAACGCTGGTACAGACCGCGCGCCTGCCCCTGTCGGCACCGTCGGACGCCGGCCGGACGCCCCGGGCCGGATCACCGACCGCCGCCGGCAGCCCCGACGAACAGCCCGGCGCTGCGGACGAGGTGGCACTCGACCACGCCAGCGTGGTGATCGAACTGGCCGGCGCGCCGAGCGAGGAGTGGCTGGCCGTCGCCGCTGGCCGCAAGGGTGGCCTGCCGGACGCCGCCCGGCACGTGCTCACCGCCGTGGACCAGGTCCGCTTCGCCCACGGGTACGCCAACGGCACGCTGGTGGCGATCGGCCGGGGCACGGTGACGGGGCAGGGCCGCTGGCTCGGGCTCAGCCTGATCGAGGTGCTGCCGGCCGCACGCCGACAGGGGCTAGCCCGCCGCGTGATCGACACGCTGGCCACCTGGGGTGCGTCCGCCGGGGCGACGCACGCCTTCCTCCAGGTGGAGCAGCGCAACACGGCGGCGGTCGCGCTCTACCAGCGGCTCGGCTTCACCACCCACCACACCTACCTGACCCGGGTCGCCCCGCACTGA
- the mshB gene encoding N-acetyl-1-D-myo-inositol-2-amino-2-deoxy-alpha-D-glucopyranoside deacetylase gives MTVVTTLPDRRLLLVHAHPDDESIGTGSTMAHYAAAGAHVTLVTCTLGEEGEIHVPALAQLAAAEADQLGGYRVAELAAACAALGVSDHRFLGGAGRYRDSGMMGLATNEHPRAFWQADLDEAAGHLVEIMREVRPQVLITYDPNGFYGHPDHIQAHRVAMRAVELAAAEGCAPLKVYWTAMPISVMEAGMTHFAESSDNPFGGIEDLADLPFGTPDDQIAARINATDQHVAKEAAMRAHGTQIPANSWLYSIAGNFGGEFMGVEYFTLAVGEKGPGAGPYGWEDDLFAGLPEETAPDRSPAAVAGLR, from the coding sequence GTGACCGTCGTGACGACGCTGCCCGACCGCCGCCTGCTGCTGGTCCACGCGCACCCCGACGACGAGTCGATCGGCACCGGCTCGACGATGGCCCACTACGCCGCCGCCGGCGCGCATGTCACGCTGGTGACCTGCACCCTCGGCGAGGAGGGCGAGATCCACGTCCCGGCGCTGGCGCAGCTCGCCGCAGCCGAGGCCGACCAGCTCGGTGGGTACCGGGTCGCCGAGCTGGCCGCCGCCTGCGCCGCGCTGGGCGTCAGCGACCACCGCTTCCTCGGCGGCGCCGGCCGCTACCGCGACTCGGGGATGATGGGGCTCGCGACCAACGAGCACCCCCGCGCCTTCTGGCAGGCCGACCTCGACGAGGCCGCCGGGCATCTGGTGGAGATCATGCGGGAGGTACGCCCGCAGGTGCTGATCACGTACGACCCGAACGGCTTCTACGGCCACCCCGACCACATCCAGGCGCACCGGGTGGCGATGCGCGCCGTCGAACTGGCCGCCGCCGAGGGCTGCGCCCCGCTCAAGGTCTACTGGACGGCCATGCCGATCAGCGTGATGGAAGCCGGCATGACGCACTTCGCCGAGTCCTCGGACAACCCGTTCGGCGGCATCGAGGACCTCGCCGACCTGCCCTTCGGCACCCCGGACGACCAGATCGCCGCCCGGATCAACGCCACCGACCAGCACGTGGCCAAGGAGGCCGCGATGCGGGCGCACGGCACCCAGATCCCGGCCAACTCCTGGCTCTACTCGATCGCCGGCAACTTCGGTGGCGAGTTCATGGGCGTGGAGTACTTCACCCTCGCGGTCGGCGAGAAGGGCCCGGGCGCCGGCCCGTACGGCTGGGAGGACGACCTCTTCGCCGGGCTGCCCGAGGAGACCGCCCCGGACCGGTCCCCGGCCGCGGTGGCCGGTCTCCGGTGA
- a CDS encoding S9 family peptidase, producing MDFPELAARTRRFSHGAPRAVSVAEDGSRVIFLRSAGPEDSADALWLLDVATAEERLVADPATLLSDTGDAAVLSPGERALRERLRLSAAGIGSYALDAAGRVAVFALAGRLFRADLVHGDVVEVAAHGPVLDPRPDPTGQRLAYVTDAADGVRRGELRVIDPDGTDTLLAGEDAGVSWGLAEHIAAEEFGRFRGYWWAPDGRSVLAARVDETRLPRWHLHDPAEPASPPTAVAYPRAGGPNAEVSLHLLDLDDGWVDVHWDRETYPYLTAVSWTEGSPLITVLRRSQQHGLVLAVDPRTGETQVHAELADPRWVEPIAGTPAHLPDGRVLVGGELAHDGYDARCLFADGTLLTPPSLYVRRVVGRLPNGSGPADLLVEASDGEPSERHLFRVRTTIGGGVDARRLTTDSGWHIAAVGGDVLAVGVASLDHAGVRWTVRRGDREVAELRSLAATPPYSPLPLLERVTDRRLPAAVLYPDNHVTGRRLPVLLDIYGGPGHQEVVAARAAWLERQWWAEAGFAVVTIDNRGTPGVAPSFEKAIHRRMADVILTDQVDALTALAGKHPDLDLGRVGVRGWSFGGWLAGLAVLRHPELFRCGIAGAPVTDWTLYDTAYTERYLGLPEDGMDVYAHHSLVEMAAEPVTGPDQARPLLLVHGLADDNVVAAHTLRLSAALLATGRPHAVLPLTGATHMAANGTAERLLPLELDFLRTHLF from the coding sequence GTGGACTTTCCGGAGCTGGCCGCCCGCACACGCCGGTTCAGCCACGGCGCGCCGCGTGCTGTCTCCGTGGCCGAGGACGGCTCCCGGGTGATCTTCCTGCGCTCCGCCGGCCCAGAGGATTCGGCGGACGCGCTCTGGCTGCTGGACGTGGCCACCGCCGAGGAGCGGTTGGTCGCCGACCCGGCCACCCTGCTCAGCGACACCGGCGACGCCGCTGTGCTCTCCCCCGGCGAGCGTGCGCTGCGCGAGCGGCTGCGGCTCAGCGCCGCCGGCATCGGTTCGTACGCGCTGGACGCCGCCGGCCGGGTGGCGGTGTTCGCGCTGGCCGGCCGGCTGTTCCGGGCCGACCTGGTGCACGGCGACGTGGTGGAGGTGGCCGCCCACGGCCCGGTGCTGGACCCACGGCCGGACCCGACCGGGCAGCGGCTGGCGTACGTGACCGACGCCGCCGACGGTGTCCGCCGGGGCGAGCTGCGGGTGATCGACCCCGACGGCACCGACACCCTCCTGGCGGGCGAGGACGCCGGGGTGAGCTGGGGCTTGGCCGAGCACATCGCGGCCGAGGAGTTCGGCCGGTTCCGGGGCTACTGGTGGGCGCCGGACGGCCGCTCGGTGCTCGCCGCGCGGGTCGACGAGACCCGGCTGCCCCGCTGGCACCTGCACGACCCGGCCGAGCCGGCGAGCCCGCCGACCGCCGTCGCGTACCCCCGCGCGGGCGGGCCGAACGCGGAGGTCAGCCTGCACCTGCTGGACCTGGACGACGGCTGGGTCGACGTGCACTGGGACCGGGAGACCTACCCGTACCTGACGGCCGTCAGCTGGACCGAGGGCAGCCCGCTGATCACCGTGCTGCGGCGCTCGCAGCAACACGGGCTGGTACTGGCCGTCGACCCGCGGACCGGTGAGACGCAGGTGCACGCCGAGCTGGCCGACCCGCGCTGGGTCGAGCCGATCGCCGGCACACCGGCGCACCTGCCGGACGGCCGCGTGCTGGTCGGCGGCGAGCTGGCCCACGACGGGTACGACGCGCGGTGCCTGTTCGCCGATGGCACCCTGCTCACCCCGCCGTCGCTGTACGTGCGGCGGGTGGTGGGTCGGCTGCCGAACGGCAGCGGCCCGGCGGACCTGCTGGTCGAGGCGAGCGACGGCGAGCCGAGCGAGCGGCACCTGTTCCGGGTCCGGACCACCATCGGCGGCGGGGTGGACGCCCGCCGGCTCACCACCGACTCCGGCTGGCACATCGCCGCCGTGGGTGGGGACGTGCTGGCGGTCGGCGTCGCCTCGCTGGACCACGCCGGGGTGCGGTGGACGGTACGCCGCGGCGACCGGGAGGTGGCCGAGCTGCGCTCGCTGGCCGCCACCCCGCCGTATTCTCCGCTGCCGCTGCTGGAACGGGTGACCGACCGGCGGCTGCCGGCGGCGGTGCTCTACCCGGACAACCATGTGACGGGCCGGCGGCTGCCGGTGCTGCTGGACATCTACGGCGGCCCGGGGCACCAGGAGGTGGTGGCCGCCCGGGCGGCCTGGCTGGAGCGGCAGTGGTGGGCCGAAGCCGGGTTCGCGGTGGTCACCATCGACAACCGGGGTACGCCGGGAGTGGCCCCGTCGTTCGAGAAGGCGATCCACCGGCGGATGGCCGACGTGATCCTGACCGACCAGGTGGACGCGCTGACCGCGCTCGCCGGCAAGCACCCCGACCTGGACCTGGGCCGGGTGGGGGTGCGCGGCTGGTCGTTCGGAGGGTGGCTGGCCGGGCTGGCGGTGCTGCGCCACCCGGAACTGTTCCGGTGCGGGATCGCGGGTGCCCCGGTGACCGACTGGACGCTGTACGACACCGCGTACACCGAGCGTTATCTCGGGCTGCCGGAGGACGGCATGGACGTCTACGCGCACCACTCGCTGGTGGAGATGGCGGCCGAGCCGGTCACCGGGCCGGACCAGGCCCGGCCGTTGCTGCTGGTGCACGGTCTGGCCGACGACAACGTGGTGGCCGCGCACACGCTGCGGCTCTCGGCGGCCCTGCTGGCCACTGGTCGCCCGCACGCCGTGCTGCCGTTGACCGGTGCCACCCACATGGCCGCGAACGGCACCGCCGAGCGCCTGCTTCCGCTGGAGCTCGACTTCCTCCGTACCCACCTGTTCTGA
- a CDS encoding ABC transporter substrate-binding protein, whose product MRLRVAAAAGGAIALVVALGACSENTGEGTTVDTERQQTGVIATDPKESQGPAAEVSGAAKGGTFTIIRETPISHLDPQRTYSFAGLMTNPLFARYLTTWKDDGKGGLVLVGDLAETPGTNVNKDCKVWEFKVKDGVKFEDGRPITSKEIAYGIARSFDPDLSGGPTYIQEWLADSPEFDTKWDFKKNKTSLPPGLTTPDAKTLRFEFAKPRCDLPFAVSLPTTAPLPPDKDTGVNLDKQPFSSGPYKVAKNQVGVQITLDRNPNWDPNTDPVRHQYPDQFVWSFGATADAANNRVIADNGADQSAIAFNAVPASLVARVAGDASLKSRSILSPTPSANQLVINNQRVKDLKIRQALNYAIDREGLIKALGGQTVAAPLTTLMPPATIGYKAYEAYPAGANGNVDKVKELLGGQTPELVLGVADNTTEQQEGAQLKANLERAGFKITLRNIPDDAKLDEVKKKDNPWDLYIGNWAADWPSGASILPVLYDGRTIKAEGNSNSAFFNDPTINAEMDRILALPPADQGPEWGKLDERIMKEHAPVVPLFVDVAYNVHGSKAGGVFISSVFGYPAFVNAFVKP is encoded by the coding sequence ATGCGACTACGCGTGGCGGCCGCCGCAGGCGGCGCAATCGCTCTGGTTGTGGCATTGGGTGCGTGCTCGGAGAACACGGGCGAGGGCACCACGGTGGACACCGAGCGGCAGCAGACCGGGGTCATCGCGACCGACCCCAAGGAGTCCCAGGGCCCGGCTGCCGAGGTGAGCGGGGCTGCGAAGGGCGGCACCTTCACCATCATCCGGGAGACGCCGATCTCCCACCTGGACCCGCAGCGGACGTACTCGTTCGCCGGTCTGATGACGAACCCGCTCTTCGCTCGCTATCTGACCACCTGGAAGGACGACGGCAAGGGCGGCCTGGTTCTCGTCGGAGACCTGGCCGAGACGCCGGGCACCAACGTCAACAAGGACTGCAAGGTCTGGGAGTTCAAGGTCAAGGACGGGGTGAAGTTCGAGGACGGCCGTCCGATCACCTCCAAGGAGATCGCGTACGGCATCGCCCGCTCCTTCGACCCGGACCTCTCCGGCGGCCCGACCTACATCCAGGAGTGGCTGGCCGACAGCCCGGAGTTCGACACCAAGTGGGACTTCAAGAAGAACAAGACGTCGCTGCCGCCGGGCCTGACCACGCCGGACGCCAAGACGCTGCGCTTCGAGTTCGCCAAGCCCCGCTGTGACCTCCCGTTCGCGGTCTCGCTGCCGACCACGGCGCCGCTGCCGCCGGACAAGGACACCGGCGTCAACCTGGACAAGCAGCCGTTCTCGTCCGGCCCGTACAAGGTCGCCAAGAACCAGGTTGGCGTGCAGATCACCCTGGACCGCAACCCCAACTGGGACCCGAACACCGACCCGGTCCGGCACCAGTACCCGGACCAGTTCGTGTGGAGCTTCGGCGCGACGGCGGACGCCGCCAACAACCGGGTGATCGCGGACAACGGTGCCGACCAGAGCGCGATCGCCTTCAACGCCGTGCCCGCCTCGCTGGTCGCCAGGGTGGCCGGGGACGCCTCGCTGAAGTCGCGCAGCATCCTCTCGCCGACCCCGAGCGCCAACCAGTTGGTCATCAACAACCAGCGCGTCAAGGACCTGAAGATCCGCCAGGCGCTCAACTACGCCATCGACCGCGAGGGCCTGATCAAGGCGCTCGGCGGGCAGACCGTCGCCGCGCCGCTGACCACGCTGATGCCGCCGGCCACCATCGGCTACAAGGCGTACGAGGCGTACCCGGCGGGTGCCAACGGCAACGTCGACAAGGTCAAGGAGCTGCTCGGCGGCCAGACGCCGGAGCTGGTCCTCGGTGTCGCCGACAACACGACCGAGCAGCAGGAGGGTGCCCAGCTCAAGGCCAACCTGGAGCGGGCCGGCTTCAAGATCACCCTGCGGAACATTCCGGACGACGCGAAGCTCGACGAGGTCAAGAAGAAGGACAACCCCTGGGACCTGTACATCGGTAACTGGGCGGCGGACTGGCCGAGCGGTGCCTCGATCCTGCCGGTGCTCTACGACGGCCGCACCATCAAGGCCGAGGGCAACAGCAACAGCGCGTTCTTCAACGACCCGACGATCAACGCCGAGATGGACCGCATCCTGGCGCTGCCCCCGGCCGACCAGGGTCCGGAGTGGGGCAAGCTCGACGAGCGGATCATGAAGGAGCACGCCCCCGTGGTGCCGCTCTTCGTCGACGTGGCCTACAACGTGCACGGGTCCAAGGCGGGTGGGGTCTTCATCTCCAGCGTCTTCGGCTACCCGGCGTTCGTGAACGCCTTCGTCAAGCCGTAA